The genomic DNA CTGCAAGACTAAGATCTTTAACGAATACTCTGCACAGTATTAAGATAATACACTATAGAATTGGGGGTAGTCGGGTTTTACTTCCAATAATCGTACCCGTCCAGGGGTCTACATCCTCTAAAATTAGCTTAAAAACCCCTTTTATTTACCAAGTAACCTTTAAACCTACCTTTTACAGTTGGTATATAGTGGCTTTTATACTTGGTAGCTAGTTGTATTTACATATACGACTGGGGTTTTTCACTTAAAAACAACGGTTTTGTCTTTGGCAGATCCCTGAACGGGTACCAATAATCTAATGTAGCCATACTATAGATATAAAATACAGTATAGCTACCGCCCCTTCAAACAAAATATTCCTTTCTTCGACTTGATCTTTTAATTTTATAACTGACCTTAAACCATTAATCTTTAAAAGCGATTAATTTAATTTGGGTTTGCTAATTTAAGCATAGTTATTAAGTTAGCGAGAAAAACTCATATGGAATGTAAGCGATGTAAATCAAATAAAACCATCAACAATGGGAAAGTGCGGGGCAAATAAAAGTACAACTGCAAAAGCTGTGGCTTTAATTTTGTCCAAGTAGATGAGCGTAGGGGAAAGAGTATATATAAACAAAGAATGGCTATCTATTTATATTTAAAGAATATGGGATTTGGGGTAATAGCTAGGGGTGTTAGGAGTGATTAATGTGGCAGTTTTGAAATGGATAAGAGCAGCAGGAGAATGGATGCAAGCTTACCATGAGCAAAACAAGGCTAAAAAAAGCAAGTAGTAGAGGTCATAGAAATGGATGAGATGTGGCATTATGTAGGATAAAAAAAGTATGAGTTTGGTTTGTACTGGAGCGAAGAGGGGGAGGTATACTTGACTTTGTCACGGGGAGCCGGGAAGCAAGCACAGAAAAAAGCTTTGGAGCAAAATAAAAGATATGGTTTGTCGATATGCGACAGACCATTGGCCAGCGTATACACAGTTTATAAATGCTCATAAGCATAAGGTATCGGAAAAGCAAACAACACATATAGAGTCATATAATGCTAATGTGAGGCATTATATGGCTAGTTTTAAAAGGAAAAACAAGTGTTACTCTAAAACAGAAAGTTTAGTCGAGTTGTCTTTATACTTATTGATGTATAAATTTTCTATCTTATCTACTCTCTTTAGTTTGAAAATCCCAATTTTTTAAACTAGGTTTTCTCTAGCTTACCAAGGTAAAATACGACTTTTTTAATTTTAATATACTTTCGCCTTCGGTGCGAATTGCTTTTTGCCAGTCATGCAAAAGTAGGCAATAAGAAGCTGTAACGAACTGTCTTTCGGAAACACCCCAACACTATAGCATTAGAGTTTTTCAGCAAAGTCTAAAGCACATTTCATACTTGGTTTCCTGCAAATACCTAAACTTCCTTGAAAGTCAATTATCTGTGTTAGGAGTGTGTTAAATATACAGAGTCATATAGCTGCTTTACTTGACAGACTAATTCTTCTTGTGGAATCTGAAAATTCTTATTTCCTCTCTAAAACACAAAATGTTATTACTGATCTTGCTGGGGGGAATATTTTACAATATCGATACCTATTCCGTTGGGATCTTCTATTGCAAAATGACGGTCACCCCATGGTTCATCACGTAGTTCAATTCTAATTGGAATATTCTTTTCCTTTAACTCGTTATATACCTTGTCTACATCATCTACTTCAATAGTTAAATAAACACCTTGCCCTTGAAATGGCTTATGAAAAAGAGGTTGTTGGCTTGGGTGATTTGGTAACAAAAAGCTTATTTCTGATTCATGATTTGGAGTATGTAGTAAAAGATAAAATTCGTTTTCGAACGTTACTCCAAAATTAAAAAGAGTTGTGTAAAAGCTTTTGGTTTCACTCATTTTCTTGGTAATAATACCTGCGTTTAGTTTCATTTTATTATTAATTTTTAAGTTAGAATTTGGTTGTGAACAGGACATAATGCTAATACTTAGAATTATTAGTATAAATATGATTTGTTTCATTATATTTAATTTTAAGTAACAAAAATCGGAACGCTGGTAAACTCTAACTTGTAAAAAACGGACAAAATCATCTTTCAAACGCCCGACTGGGAGTAACACCATAAAAATTCTTAAATTCCTTGATAAAGTGTGCCTGATCATAATAACCTACATCAAAAAACAATTTATTTTCCCTTAAACTTTGCTGTGAGGGCTTGACTCTTAGTATGTTCTGAAATCGAACTACTTTACTGAAGGTCTTAGCAGTATCACCAATATAAAATTCAAACAGCCTACGTAGTTGTCTTAAACTTATTCCTGTATCTAGATCTTTCTCAACATTTATAACACCAGCTTTCTTGAGAATAATATCGATAGCATTATAAAGCCTCCCATCTTCATTCCACTTTACATTCGAGATCATGTACAAAAAGTATTGGTCAAATAGGTTCTTGATCTGCTCAAAAGTTTGGTCTGGTGAAATAAAGTCTCCAATAAAAGTGGAAGTTTTGGACGCGACAACTTCCAATCTCTCAAATCGGTTACTAATTTCAGCAGCATTTATCTTAAAAATTTGTGGAAACATGGTTGGCAAGAACCTAATACCGATATAATGAAAACAATTGCTAAGTAAGAACTCTGTGTATTGCTTGCAGAAGCCCATTACATAATTTTCAGCTGGCTGATTGAGTTCAAAAAATATATCCATACAGCCATCAGCTACTACCCTATAATAAAACTTATTGGCAAGAGCCTGGTTGGTCTTGAGCTCCCAATAACAATAAATGTAGCTTTGCAACCTTATATCAGGTAAACACTCTCTGTAGGCTACTTGCTTATCTGTCCCTTTGATGGTTGGCTGTATGGGACTAAAATACTTACTAAGATCTATAGGTAGCTGCATTACATAAACAAACTTTAACAGGGAACTGACAAAGACTAAATTATCAAATATCTACTTAAAGGATTCATTTATACCTCAACAAAAATATTGATAACCTAATCCAAAAGTAGGAAATAGACAATTCTTGCTTAATCTTATTCCAGTATATCTCTAAAGGGTATTGTTAAATTGAAATAGTTTTGATATAAGAAATATCCATTTCAATTTAGCTTAGTTTTTATCTCTTTACCTATCTGATATTAACAATACCAAATATATAACCCAAGTTGCTAGTGATTAATAAGTAAAAAAAATAAAAAACCTTTGATCTTGTTTTTGTCTTAAACTAATAAATCGGAGGTCATTATGATTGAAAAATCAATAGCAATATACACATTTATTGATACTTTACTCAAGTATTTACATCATCAAGAGAATAAAAAAAGGAAGTTGTCGGATGCAGAAGTGCTTACAACAGCTATCGTTTCAGCCTTATACTTTGGCGGACATCTTGACAAAGCTCGCTCATTTATGCATTCCACTAGGCTTATCCCTAACATGCTCGATAAAAGTAGGTACAATCGCCGCTTGCACGCTATAGGAGAAGAGATAACTACGCTCTTTTTAGAAATAGGCACTCTTATCAAGCAAGTAGCCACTTGTAAGGATTTTGTATTGGATTCATTTCCCGTGCCTGTGTGCGATAACATACGTATTAGTAGGTGTAAACTATTACAAGGCCAGGCTTACAGAGGTTACAAAGCCTCTATGCGTCGTTACTTTTATGGCATCAAAGTACAACTTATCACCACTGATGATGGTATTCCAGTTGAATTCTCAATAGTGGCTGGCAGCCAAGCAGATGTAAAAGGATTGCACCAACTGCCTTTTTCTATGCCAGCTGGTAGTGCACTCTATGCTGACTCAGCTTATACTAACTAACATCTAGAAGATATGTTGGTTGATGATAGGATTAAACTTTATTCTCAGCGTAAAGCTAATGCTCATCGAAAGGATACTCCTTCTCTAGCTTATCTCAAAGAGCGAATGTGAAAAGTAATAGAAACTAGCATTAGTGGTATTAAAGCCCTTTTCTTAAGGAAAATCCATGCTGTTACCTTCCAAGGCTTTCTGGTCAAAATACTCTTGTTCTTGCTAGCTTTTCAAATCAACAAAGCTTTCTTTTAACTAGCAACTTGAGTTACTTAATAAGCTGCTAAACTTAATTGTAGCGAATTGTGATATTTTGTACATTCCCGTTAAGCAAAATAACCTTTTAATTAAAAGGTAGTCCTAACCCAACCCTTTACTATCATTTTTATTGTTTTTACAGCTAAAATTCAATAAATCGCATAAGTTTTTTTCACCAAAAAAGCTTAAATTGCGGCCTGACTTTTGTAAACATACCTAGCTAGCTTTTTTAATTAAAAAATTTAAATATTTTCCCATGAACTTTACCGTAGAAGGCATTTTAATTGTAGGATCTTTTCTGCTTTTTGTTAGTATATTGGCTAGTAAGCTTTCTAGTAAGCTAGGTATACCTACCCTTTTAATATTTTTAGCCATTGGGATGTTGGCAGGTGCTGATGGTCTGGGTGGTATCCAATTTGAAAGTCCCTATGTAGCTAAAGTGTTAGGTACTATAACCCTTACACTTATTCTATTTTCTGGTGGCTTAGATACTGATTTTGGGCATATACGACCTATTATATGGAATGGTATCTTGCTATCTTCAGCAGGCGTGCTAATTACAGCTTTAGGTATTGGGTATTTTATTTATTGGGTAACAGATTTTACTCTAATAGAAGGGATGCTGGTGGGTGCTATTGTTTCTTCCACAGATGCTGCTGCTGTATTTTCTATTCTCCGCTCCAAAAATTTACATTTAAAGTACAATTTAGGGCCCACACTAGAATTAGAATCTGGTAGTAATGATGCTATGGCCTATTTCTTAATGATATTTTTTACCAAGCTGCTTACCAGCAACCAAGATATCAGTATATGGTCTGCTATACCTCGATTTTTTCAGGAAATGTGTATAGGAGGTTTAATAGGAGTTATAGTAGGGCAGGGTATGGTATTTGTAGTAAATAGAATTCAGTTGGCTTATGAATCATTATATCCAGGTATTACTTTAGCCATGATCTTGTTTGCTTACTCTGCCACTAACTTTATACATGGTAATGGCTTTTTAGCAGTTTATATAGCTGGAATTATTTTAGGTAGCCAAAATTTCATCCATAAAAATAGCTTGATACGTTTTTATGATGGTATATCTTGGCTGATGCAAGTGGTGATGTTTATCAGCCTAGGACTTTTGGTTTCTCCCCATAAGCTAATACCAATTGCAGGTATCGGTTTGTTAATATCAGCTGCTTTGATATTCTTGGCAAGGCCTATTAGCGTATTTATTTCATTAGCATTTACTAAAGTA from Candidatus Amoebophilus asiaticus 5a2 includes the following:
- a CDS encoding VOC family protein, which codes for MSCSQPNSNLKINNKMKLNAGIITKKMSETKSFYTTLFNFGVTFENEFYLLLHTPNHESEISFLLPNHPSQQPLFHKPFQGQGVYLTIEVDDVDKVYNELKEKNIPIRIELRDEPWGDRHFAIEDPNGIGIDIVKYSPQQDQ
- a CDS encoding AraC family transcriptional regulator, yielding MQLPIDLSKYFSPIQPTIKGTDKQVAYRECLPDIRLQSYIYCYWELKTNQALANKFYYRVVADGCMDIFFELNQPAENYVMGFCKQYTEFLLSNCFHYIGIRFLPTMFPQIFKINAAEISNRFERLEVVASKTSTFIGDFISPDQTFEQIKNLFDQYFLYMISNVKWNEDGRLYNAIDIILKKAGVINVEKDLDTGISLRQLRRLFEFYIGDTAKTFSKVVRFQNILRVKPSQQSLRENKLFFDVGYYDQAHFIKEFKNFYGVTPSRAFER
- a CDS encoding potassium/proton antiporter, with the protein product MNFTVEGILIVGSFLLFVSILASKLSSKLGIPTLLIFLAIGMLAGADGLGGIQFESPYVAKVLGTITLTLILFSGGLDTDFGHIRPIIWNGILLSSAGVLITALGIGYFIYWVTDFTLIEGMLVGAIVSSTDAAAVFSILRSKNLHLKYNLGPTLELESGSNDAMAYFLMIFFTKLLTSNQDISIWSAIPRFFQEMCIGGLIGVIVGQGMVFVVNRIQLAYESLYPGITLAMILFAYSATNFIHGNGFLAVYIAGIILGSQNFIHKNSLIRFYDGISWLMQVVMFISLGLLVSPHKLIPIAGIGLLISAALIFLARPISVFISLAFTKVTLNQKVFISWVGLRGAVPIVFATHPLLECVGKSDKIFHIVFFIVLTSVLLQGTTLYSLAKWLGLEETAPHKQARSIHLADDVKSELIELTVPAGSSIDGRKIVEIDFPKNALIVLINRDKRYLTPRGDTELKIGDKLMVMAEDKNDINEVEACLGIA